In Hyphomicrobiaceae bacterium, the following are encoded in one genomic region:
- a CDS encoding TIGR00366 family protein: MDSATTDKAAASGGTLARLALRFTDFAERWFPDAFVFVAIAVAIVVAGALLNGAEPKAIASAFGDGYWSLLVFTMQMALMVVSGYVVAVSGPVERLITWIASLPKTGRGAITLTAAMSMAMSLIGWAMSLVFGAVLVRALGRRKDLQMDYRAAGAAAYLGLGATWALGISSSAAQLQANPGSMPKSLLEITGVIPLTQTIFLWQSMVMMLLIFALSVTVANLSAPSPDKSLTADDMGIDLTITKSEDPPPSRPGEWLEYSPILTLLLVGISVLWFVHEFQTKSVLTAVSNLNTYNFFFITLGLLLHWRPRNFLKAVQKAMPATGGILIQFPLYGAIAAILTQAKNAAGISIADQIAHAFVSVTTQHTFPIAVGVYSAVLGMFIPSGGGKWLLEAPYVMQAANELQVHLGWTVQIYNAAEALPNLINPFFMLPLLSIVALKVRDIVGFTFLQFLLHTPFVLFLLWLFAMTLTYTPPVMPG; encoded by the coding sequence ATGGACTCGGCAACGACCGACAAAGCGGCCGCGAGTGGCGGGACGCTCGCACGTTTGGCCCTGAGATTCACCGACTTTGCCGAGCGTTGGTTCCCCGATGCTTTCGTGTTCGTGGCAATCGCCGTCGCTATCGTCGTCGCAGGCGCCTTGTTGAACGGCGCAGAGCCGAAAGCCATCGCCTCCGCATTCGGAGATGGGTATTGGAGCTTGCTCGTTTTCACGATGCAGATGGCCTTGATGGTAGTCTCCGGTTACGTCGTTGCCGTATCGGGGCCGGTTGAACGGTTGATCACCTGGATTGCCAGCCTGCCCAAGACGGGACGTGGAGCGATCACGCTTACGGCCGCCATGAGCATGGCGATGTCGCTAATCGGCTGGGCAATGAGCCTTGTCTTCGGTGCGGTGCTCGTGCGCGCGTTGGGGCGCCGCAAGGACCTCCAGATGGATTATCGCGCGGCGGGCGCTGCGGCCTATCTCGGATTGGGCGCGACCTGGGCACTCGGCATCAGTTCCTCGGCGGCGCAGCTCCAGGCCAATCCGGGCAGCATGCCCAAGTCGTTGCTGGAGATTACCGGCGTAATCCCGCTCACGCAGACTATCTTCTTGTGGCAGTCCATGGTGATGATGCTGCTGATATTCGCGCTATCGGTGACCGTGGCCAACTTGTCCGCTCCGTCGCCAGACAAGTCACTGACGGCGGACGACATGGGGATCGATCTGACAATTACCAAGTCGGAAGATCCGCCGCCCTCGCGCCCAGGTGAGTGGTTGGAATATTCGCCAATATTGACCCTGCTTCTGGTCGGGATCTCGGTGCTGTGGTTTGTGCACGAATTCCAGACCAAGAGCGTGCTGACTGCGGTATCGAACCTGAACACGTACAATTTCTTCTTCATTACGCTGGGACTGCTGTTGCATTGGCGCCCGCGAAATTTCCTTAAGGCTGTGCAGAAGGCGATGCCCGCGACCGGCGGCATTTTGATTCAGTTCCCCCTCTACGGCGCTATTGCGGCCATTCTGACCCAAGCCAAGAACGCCGCCGGCATTTCGATTGCCGATCAGATTGCCCACGCCTTCGTCAGCGTCACCACGCAACATACGTTTCCGATCGCTGTCGGCGTCTACTCTGCGGTGCTGGGGATGTTCATTCCATCTGGCGGCGGCAAGTGGCTGCTCGAGGCGCCCTACGTCATGCAGGCGGCGAACGAGCTGCAAGTTCACTTGGGTTGGACCGTGCAGATCTACAACGCGGCTGAGGCTCTGCCCAATCTCATCAATCCGTTCTTCATGCTGCCGCTGTTGTCTATCGTTGCCTTGAAGGTGCGCGACATCGTGGGGTTCACATTCTTGCAGTTCTTGCTGCACACGCCTTTCGTGCTGTTCCTGCTGTGGCTGTTCGCGATGACACTGACCTACACGCCGCCAGTGATGCCGGGATAG
- the pgeF gene encoding peptidoglycan editing factor PgeF, which produces MLNPITASNLDVPGIRHGFFTREGGVSKGIYAGLNAGLGSNDDQSLVQENRRRAAEHLKAVNAGVITLYQVHGATALTVTAPVDRAALPKADAVVSRTPGLAVGVLTADCTPVLFADPETKVVAAAHAGWRGAVGGILEAAVAEMVRQGANPSSIRAAVGPTISAKIYEVGPEFEAELLSLDPGNERFFVTPSPGARVHFDLPGYVAGRLNRIGIADVELCAPCTYENESRFYSYRRSQALNEGDYGRQISAIVVA; this is translated from the coding sequence ATGCTCAACCCCATCACGGCATCCAATCTCGACGTGCCCGGCATCCGACATGGCTTCTTCACGCGAGAAGGCGGCGTCTCAAAGGGCATATACGCAGGGCTCAACGCCGGGCTCGGCTCCAACGACGACCAAAGCCTCGTGCAGGAAAACCGCCGCCGCGCCGCCGAGCACCTCAAGGCAGTCAACGCTGGTGTCATCACGCTCTACCAGGTGCATGGCGCAACAGCCCTGACCGTCACCGCGCCAGTCGACCGCGCCGCACTTCCCAAAGCCGACGCGGTAGTCTCGCGCACGCCGGGCCTGGCCGTCGGCGTGCTGACCGCGGACTGCACACCGGTTCTGTTCGCCGATCCCGAGACAAAAGTCGTAGCCGCAGCTCATGCGGGCTGGCGTGGCGCCGTGGGCGGAATTTTAGAGGCAGCGGTCGCGGAGATGGTGCGCCAGGGAGCAAATCCCTCCTCCATCCGCGCGGCAGTTGGCCCGACGATCAGCGCGAAGATCTACGAAGTGGGACCTGAATTCGAAGCCGAGCTGCTTAGCCTCGATCCGGGCAACGAGCGCTTTTTTGTGACACCGTCCCCGGGCGCGCGTGTGCATTTCGATCTGCCAGGCTACGTTGCTGGACGCCTTAACCGTATTGGCATTGCGGATGTTGAGTTGTGCGCGCCCTGCACTTACGAAAACGAATCACGTTTTTACAGCTACAGGCGCTCGCAGGCGCTAAATGAGGGAGATTACGGGCGCCAAATCTCCGCCATTGTCGTGGCTTAG
- the rfbD gene encoding dTDP-4-dehydrorhamnose reductase, whose protein sequence is MRLLITGSHGQVARAFLDVAPAASDIEACAIGRPGLDICNSPTIERALSDIKPDVVINTAAYTAVDDAEGEEERAMALNRDGAAMLAAAAAKRGTPIIHLSTDYVFDGAKATPYIEDDPTAPQSVYGHTKLEGERAVAEANPQHIILRTAWVYSPFGKNFVKTILTHAGKGTDLKVVNDQIGSPTYAPHLVEAILGVARKLSAPGGTDAKPWGVYHAAGGGEASWYEVARAILDSSAKLGGPVTSLSAIGTDGYPTRAKRPHNSRLDCTKLQRAFGIVQPDWHEGVSVCVARVLNPDA, encoded by the coding sequence ATGCGCCTTCTCATTACCGGGTCGCACGGACAGGTAGCACGCGCGTTTCTTGACGTTGCGCCTGCCGCCTCCGACATCGAGGCCTGCGCTATCGGACGCCCCGGCCTAGACATCTGTAATTCGCCCACCATCGAGCGTGCGCTTTCCGACATCAAGCCGGATGTGGTGATCAATACGGCCGCATATACCGCGGTCGATGACGCGGAGGGTGAAGAGGAGCGCGCCATGGCGCTCAACCGTGACGGCGCGGCGATGCTTGCTGCGGCTGCCGCCAAGCGGGGAACGCCGATCATTCACCTGTCGACCGACTACGTGTTCGATGGCGCCAAAGCCACGCCCTACATCGAGGACGATCCCACTGCTCCACAATCCGTGTATGGTCACACAAAGCTCGAAGGCGAGCGCGCCGTTGCCGAGGCCAATCCGCAGCACATCATTTTGCGCACCGCATGGGTTTACAGTCCGTTCGGCAAGAACTTCGTCAAAACCATTCTCACACACGCGGGCAAGGGAACCGATCTGAAGGTCGTGAACGATCAGATCGGCAGCCCGACATATGCCCCGCACCTCGTCGAAGCCATTTTAGGGGTGGCGCGCAAGCTCTCGGCACCAGGCGGCACAGATGCCAAGCCTTGGGGCGTCTATCACGCTGCAGGAGGCGGCGAGGCCTCTTGGTACGAGGTGGCACGCGCCATTCTCGATTCCTCCGCCAAGCTTGGTGGACCTGTCACCTCGCTATCGGCCATCGGGACGGATGGCTATCCGACGCGCGCAAAGCGTCCGCACAACTCCCGGCTGGATTGCACCAAGCTGCAGCGCGCTTTCGGCATCGTCCAACCCGATTGGCACGAAGGCGTGAGCGTATGCGTCGCCCGCGTGCTCAACCCCGACGCCTGA
- a CDS encoding ribose-phosphate pyrophosphokinase, producing MKIVAGNSNRPLADAISAYLKLPMTKGQVKRFADMEIFVEIQENVRGQDVFVIQSTSFPANDNMMELLILLDALKRSSARRITAVIPYFGYARQDRKPGPRTPISAKLVANLIERAGADRVLTLDLHAGQIQGFFDIPTDNLFAAPVITRDIEDYYGNNGDIVVVSPDVGGVVRARALAKRIGAPIAICDKRRERPGESEVMNVIGDVDGKRCILIDDIVDSGGTLVNAAEALLKNGATEASAYITHGVLSGGAVNRIQNSRLKSLVITDSILPTEAVKAAKNIRVISIAPLIGEAIARTSREESVSSLFY from the coding sequence GTGAAAATAGTCGCCGGCAACTCCAACCGACCGCTCGCAGACGCTATCAGCGCCTATTTGAAGCTGCCCATGACCAAGGGTCAGGTCAAACGTTTCGCGGACATGGAGATCTTTGTCGAGATCCAAGAGAATGTCCGTGGCCAGGACGTCTTCGTCATCCAGTCCACGTCGTTCCCGGCCAACGACAATATGATGGAGTTGCTGATCCTTCTGGACGCTTTGAAGCGCTCCTCGGCACGCCGGATCACCGCCGTCATTCCCTACTTCGGCTATGCTCGCCAGGATCGAAAGCCGGGTCCACGCACACCGATCTCGGCCAAACTCGTCGCCAACCTCATCGAACGCGCTGGTGCCGATCGCGTGCTGACCCTCGACCTGCACGCCGGCCAGATCCAAGGCTTCTTCGACATTCCGACCGATAACCTGTTCGCTGCACCAGTGATCACGCGCGACATCGAAGACTATTACGGCAACAACGGCGATATCGTCGTCGTGTCGCCTGACGTCGGCGGCGTCGTTCGCGCGCGTGCGCTTGCCAAACGTATCGGAGCTCCTATCGCCATCTGCGACAAGCGCCGCGAGCGTCCGGGCGAGAGTGAAGTCATGAACGTCATCGGTGATGTCGACGGCAAACGCTGCATCCTGATCGACGACATCGTCGATTCCGGCGGCACTCTCGTCAACGCCGCCGAGGCTCTTCTCAAGAATGGCGCGACGGAAGCGTCCGCCTACATCACTCACGGTGTCTTGTCGGGTGGCGCGGTAAACCGCATCCAGAATTCGCGGCTGAAGTCTCTGGTCATCACGGACTCCATCCTGCCGACCGAAGCCGTGAAAGCGGCCAAGAACATTCGCGTCATTTCGATCGCGCCGCTGATTGGCGAAGCCATCGCGCGCACGTCACGCGAGGAAAGCGTATCCAGCCTGTTCTATTGA
- a CDS encoding SAM-dependent methyltransferase gives MSADPGVRRVTPLAHKLAERIRVHGPISVSEYMSACLWDEATGYYATRQAIGASGDFITAAEISQIFGEMLGLWTGVVWQQVLGGPQSITLVEYGPGRGTMMRDVLRAARVVPGFAQAVRVHLVEASQVLQSAQRDTLSQAGVPITWGHNLIGFPAPAIILANEFLDAWPVDQWVKTSDGWRQRGVGLDEGGKLTFCVRNMSETTGTLDRLYPQAAVGAVVESQRPERFAEALGALARSGPFAALIIDYGYATASAGDTLQAVREHKYEDPLASPGEADISAHVSFFELASVLHAGGLAIDGPITQAEFLGNLGIIERTSRLMHANPNRAGEIETGVARLLAPNGMGTRFKVIGVRAQGVPSLPGFAHAQA, from the coding sequence TTGAGCGCCGATCCCGGCGTTCGCCGGGTCACGCCTCTGGCGCACAAGCTGGCAGAACGGATCCGCGTGCACGGCCCTATCAGCGTGTCCGAATATATGTCGGCCTGCTTGTGGGACGAGGCGACAGGCTATTACGCCACGCGCCAGGCCATCGGAGCGTCGGGCGACTTCATCACCGCGGCAGAGATTTCACAGATCTTCGGCGAGATGCTCGGTCTGTGGACGGGCGTCGTCTGGCAACAGGTTCTAGGCGGACCGCAGTCCATCACGCTCGTGGAGTATGGGCCGGGTCGAGGCACCATGATGCGCGATGTGCTGCGGGCCGCCCGGGTTGTTCCGGGCTTTGCGCAAGCCGTGCGCGTCCATCTAGTCGAGGCGAGCCAAGTATTGCAGTCCGCCCAGCGCGACACGCTCTCTCAAGCGGGTGTGCCGATCACATGGGGCCACAATCTGATCGGCTTTCCTGCGCCCGCCATCATCCTCGCCAATGAATTTCTCGATGCCTGGCCCGTCGACCAATGGGTGAAGACCTCCGACGGCTGGCGCCAGCGCGGCGTTGGGCTTGATGAGGGAGGAAAGCTCACCTTTTGCGTGCGAAACATGAGCGAGACGACGGGCACGCTCGACCGCCTCTATCCACAAGCAGCCGTTGGAGCCGTCGTGGAAAGCCAACGGCCAGAGCGTTTTGCGGAAGCGCTTGGCGCTCTTGCACGAAGCGGTCCTTTTGCCGCCCTCATCATCGATTATGGTTATGCCACGGCATCGGCGGGCGACACCCTTCAGGCCGTTCGCGAGCACAAATACGAAGACCCTCTCGCATCGCCAGGCGAGGCCGACATCTCCGCCCACGTCAGCTTCTTTGAGCTAGCCAGCGTGCTGCACGCCGGGGGGCTCGCCATAGACGGTCCGATCACTCAGGCGGAGTTTCTCGGCAATCTCGGCATCATCGAACGTACTTCACGCCTTATGCACGCCAATCCAAATCGCGCCGGAGAGATTGAGACGGGCGTAGCACGGCTGCTTGCTCCCAACGGGATGGGCACGCGCTTCAAGGTTATCGGCGTGCGCGCGCAGGGTGTGCCGTCACTTCCCGGCTTTGCGCATGCACAGGCATAA